CGAATTCTTTAATTGATTTGACTCATGCTCATCACTGCACTGTCCCACCAGATgctataaatgaaaacatggagGATAGCTTCAGCTTCTGTGGATGTGGACTGGTAGAAAGTAGCCCGAGCAAAAAGTGGACTTatctaaatactaaatacaaAGAGTTCTCACCTACACCCTTGTCTAGAGACACTACTTTGCAGCCATGTGTGCTTGACTCTTTCACAGCTAAACTTAATGCACTACAAGTTGCTGTAGAAACAGCTAATCTTGCACTAGATGTGAGATATGTAATTCAAGACGTGAACTAACAGTAATTATGTATTTTGTCTAATGTGGGATTTTAGTTTGGGAGTAATCAAAATGAGGTATAAATGCTGTTTTCTTCCTAAAACATCCCACCCACTATCCCATTATCCCACATTAACTTCAAGACATAAAGGGGgctttaatatttattgaatcAAAAGAGTTAAGTATTGTTAGGGTTTGttcaaagtaatttagtaattgtttccaacattatttttaatgtttacctgtgtgtgtaatgtgattgtttatttaatgagtgtttgtgatgtgtatatgtactgatgatgtcattagtgacaccatatagcttgatagtttgcctttgatagtttgcctttgacgGTTgactttgtagtttacctttaagtttgttgaccagtggtcaaggaaacaatgcaatgctataTTATCATGAATTGCATTTCATATTGTTCTATCTTATAAAgagttatttttctgctttgatctctgtttCCAATAAATGGTGTGAACAAGGAAGAGCCCggtggagttggctgagttCGTGTTAAGTCACTAAGACCCCGCCGGGCTCCCCTTGATCAAGTAAAACTGCAAAGTCGACTCTTGTGTGATTTCactgctgttgaactgtgtctccaggtgtaatcagcgctgttgtggttatttGAACCCAACAAGTATCTACTGTAGTTTGAAATAACCATTACACTATTACAAAAAAGTATTTGATCAGGACTGGAACTGCCATGAGTTTTCcaacatggtaaaaaaaacaaaccaaaagcattttttctacattgtattatcattattatttgtaattaaagTATATTAATACATAGCAGTTTGTATGTTTAGAAATGACTTAATAGCATTCCTCTTTCTTGTCGCAAACCTTTTGCAACTAATACGGCCAATGtataattgtaatttttgtcCATAGCAGTTTAAATACTATAGAAAGACTTGTtcaatgaatgtgttttaataattttgtacaACTCTGACTGACAAGAGTATGACTCCTGAGCAGGCTATGTCTGACTGCAAGCAAAATCAAAACAGATTGTTAAGGAGTAAATGTGATATCAGCAATAAATTCAACCATAGCAGTGGAGGGTGATAGCCAGGTGCGTTTTCTCTTAGATGATGAAAGGAATCAAAGCTTTTCGCATCTTTGGATAGTCTTTAAATTTCTCCTGGTAAAATCTGCAACATAAGAACAGAAGATAATAACTATCACTTACAAATGGCTTATGAAAGTCTAGATAACTTGACAGGTACTGTGTATTGAGTCAGAACAGCTTAGCTTTTTGTGGATTTCTAGGCACCTGTGATGGTAAAAGGCTCTTGGTCCAATAAAACATGTGCTAAACACGGCAAACGACAGTGCTGGAAAGGACCAGGTGGCCATAGCATAGCCAAGCCACTCCACAATCTCTCCTAAGTAGTTGGCACCGGATACATAGTCAAACAGACCTCCTGCAGGGGATTAGGAAGATCACAGGTCACTGACCACAGAGTGGAGGATTTTTCAAGGGTGATTCAAGTTGTTCCTACCTGTAGGAATCTTGTAATTTACCTCCCCTGCTTTCCTCAGGTTGCATAAAATGTAGTCACTGTGTATATTGACAGTCATGCCGACATAAAAGAGCAGTAAACCTAGAAGAAATTTTagtaaaacttaaaatgtacattttatgaGGCCTATAGAATGATGCAATACATCagtgcttttatattttattgactAGAGTTCGCACCAGTTTTATAGCGAAAGTCAGCAGACCACTTATCATCAAATTGGGCACAGTGCAGCAGATAGTGTCCCTGCAGGAAACCGTTGAAAAGGCAGAAGCTACCTCCTGCCACTATCACACCCAGCGGGACAGGTGATCCTCTGGTCAGCAAAGAGTAGATAAATGCCCTATGATTGGTGAAGAAAGTGATAATTCAGTAAAGGGAAAAAGGAACAGGTAAAATTGCTCTTTATCTATTTTGGGAAAGTACACAGAAAGAAAACGATTTACAACCAGATGGAAGTATTCTCTAAAAGTGATTtagcatttactgtaattacagGCAAAATGATGCCATTAAGCCCCACTATTTGTGGGAGCTTAGAAAATTCCACTTAGTGTTTTAACCTCACGATTATAACAGCTGGAAAGCTTATGTGTTTGGCTCTTGCTTTCCCTTACAAAGTGGATGCAAAACTGAAATGATAATAAAGGCAGTAAGACcaattttttgtaattttctgtaaagaaatataaaatgatgaGCTCCAATCGATGCTTCACATTAAGAATGGGAGTTTTAAAGTATtctgtttgttaatttttaCTGGTTGATAAGTTCTATAATAAACCAATacgaaaaaaaaagtttttcctgCAACATCATCCATGAtgcatgtatttatgtatatgtaatacaatacaatttcaCACAGTTTTGGTAAATAtcagagaaatacaaataagTCAATATAAGGACATTAGGGAATAATTGTATAGATAAAGTTAAATATAGAACCAAACATCAACAAGAGAAAACCCCCAACATCAGTCTGAGCAAAGTCAAATGCACTTTAAGGTTCGGCTGCACTGTATTTTCAACGAAAGACTCTGATCACTATCGTACATTTTAAAGCACACTTtgcttcacacacaaacaactagTCAGGagcttctgtttctgtttttacctGTGGCAGTAGTGCATGCAAAAGGTTCCAAGCAGCAGGTACGTCCCCGTACAAAAGGGTTTGTCTGAGGTTAGCATTAGAAATAGGGGGATCAGCAAAGCAGGCATCTCCTGGAGGAACCAGGCTAATTTGGCTGGGACTGTCCTAGTTGGAGGACTGATTTGTATGTAGCGCCCATAGGAGCTTTGTGTCTTCTTGTGATAGACAAAGTGCCAGAGTCCTGTGAGGATCATCCCACAGCTGAGATAGTTGACCAAGTCCCCATAGCAGTGCATCTTGCAGGTCCACGCTTCAGTGTTCAGTGTTGCAGTAATTGTTTGTTCTTATAAAATAATCTTAAGTATCTGCATGGAGTTAATATGATGTGAACAGCCCCTCTGACTCCTCCCAATGTAAAAAGGGAGGTGTGTCACACTGCTGAAATATGAGAGCGCTTCTCTTTCCTCAGTCTGTATGTTTGTAGAGATGGCGTCATGATTCCCTGGTCTACCTTAGAATACAAACGCTGATGTAAAATTGCTAAATTTCGAAGCTACAAACAGAATCACCAGATTTGCATGGAATATAATAACTATAGAGCCAGCTGCTACAAATGTTTTGGTCCAAAGTCAAATGAAATCCCTTGCTGCAAACCTCATCTGCCTGCCGTTCCTGTTGAATAAACAGCCACACCTGCACCAGTCTCAAAATATGTGGCCCATGAGTCAATCTGCAAAGTGAAGGCTGACCTATTGACTTTAAAGGCCTTAAAGGAACTTAGAAAGGGGGGTTGTTTTAACTCACCATAACTTCACAACAAAGTCGTAAAAGTCCAGATGCAACCATAAATACTGACAGGCCAACTAAATATTGATAGAGGACAAAGTTAATCTCATCTACTTGCTTTTGTAATAATGTTGTCATTACCACAGGGAGATTCTGCATTTTGTTAGTTGTAcatacacatgaaaacacaagctATTATACACACCAACATATTGAGCTGCTTTTCACTATAGAAGTGCCTGAGTCTAACCGGTGCAGCGTCTCTGGAGAGGGAAAGTTATTTGGCGTGTAGCAGCATTTGGGTGACTTTACTGTTTAGCCTCAGGCATGTTTTCCCAGCATCATTAATCAAATGTGAGCTGCTGACACATATTTTCATAAGTAAGCCAATTATCCTAAGAATGAAAGACGTGATGACTGATTACAAATGCTGGGAATAAAGTGGTCATGGTAGTTTTGTGTCAGTATGTGGTTTTACACAAACTGTCTTATAAACTTGTTATTAAGCCCACTTTCACTGTCAGTGGGTTGGACAACACAATAGAAACACCTCTTAAGACAAGACAATACAATTCAACAGAAGCACAAAAAGTAATAATGTGGCAGAATCACCACCTCTGCAAACCTGGtcccaaaaaaactaaacattgtaATCTTTATGAGGAAAATATTGATTGTGTGACTGTTTTTTGGACTGCATTGTTTTAAATTGGtgtacataaaaaaactgtcagTATTTAAATATTGCATATAAAATGGTATCTGGGCAGTTTTTAGTTCCTTAAAGGAAACAGTGGTGACTTAACTACTTGGCTCCCTCAGCTGGACGCATTTCTAAATGTCCCCCTAAAAATTGGAACTGGATAAATATATTTAACCCAGGACCTCTACATTTAGTCAGAGGTGCAAAAGTACACAGGTACAGAAggactgaactttttttttttccatgtttgtgctgtaaactttgtgaaatttaaaaaaaagtggcaaGAATAAAGACCCTTAAGAGTTATACtaagggggcagcagtggcttaGTTGGTCGAGTGGCCGCTTgctgaccatagggtcagaggggTTGCGCCgcccatccccagccgcacAGCGCCGGCCCAAAGCCCtgtggaaattggggaggattgcgTCATGAAGGTCAATCTGGCAAtaaaaaactatgccaaatgatgcggacaaatgatc
The nucleotide sequence above comes from Channa argus isolate prfri chromosome 1, Channa argus male v1.0, whole genome shotgun sequence. Encoded proteins:
- the srd5a2b gene encoding 3-oxo-5-alpha-steroid 4-dehydrogenase 2b; translation: MHCYGDLVNYLSCGMILTGLWHFVYHKKTQSSYGRYIQISPPTRTVPAKLAWFLQEMPALLIPLFLMLTSDKPFCTGTYLLLGTFCMHYCHRAFIYSLLTRGSPVPLGVIVAGGSFCLFNGFLQGHYLLHCAQFDDKWSADFRYKTGLLLFYVGMTVNIHSDYILCNLRKAGEVNYKIPTGGLFDYVSGANYLGEIVEWLGYAMATWSFPALSFAVFSTCFIGPRAFYHHRFYQEKFKDYPKMRKALIPFII